The Carnobacterium mobile DSM 4848 genome includes a window with the following:
- a CDS encoding phospho-sugar mutase, whose amino-acid sequence MTWEETYKVWEDFEPLEETLKSELTSMKGDSEALEDAFYAPLEFGTAGMRGIIGVGINRMNQYTIRQATEGLALFMDSLGEDTKKRGVAIAYDSRHQSPEFAMEAAKTLGAHGIPSFVFESLRPTPELSFAVRQLNAYAGIMITASHNPAAYNGYKVYGEDGGQMPPKEADALTTYVRSIENNLTIDVVSEEVLKEKGLLTIIGEEMDQLYLEQVKKVTVNPDLVKRMSKKMKLVFTPLHGTGQMLGERALANAGFEGITVVPEQAVADPEFSTVKSPNPEEPGAFEYALRLGKEIDADILVATDPDADRLGIAVKTTVGNYEVLTGNQIASLMLYYLLKAQKDAGALIEDGVVLKSIVSSELPTAIAEHFGMKMVDVLTGFKFIAEKIKQYEEDKSQTFLFGFEESYGYLVKPFVRDKDAIQALVLIAEVAAYYKEQDKTLYDGLQDIFHEFGHYKEKTISITMEGIEGSEKIKALMAKFRNESPREFAGIGVECVEDFEKRERTYQKGMKETIDMPSSNVLKYKMVDGSWLAIRPSGTEPKIKFYIGSYADSAIEVKRKIDDFEATIDIIIKN is encoded by the coding sequence ATGACATGGGAAGAAACATATAAAGTTTGGGAAGATTTTGAACCTTTAGAAGAAACATTAAAATCGGAATTAACATCAATGAAAGGGGATTCAGAAGCGTTAGAAGATGCTTTTTACGCGCCGCTTGAGTTTGGTACTGCTGGTATGCGCGGAATAATCGGCGTAGGGATCAATCGAATGAACCAATATACTATTCGTCAAGCAACAGAAGGCCTGGCGTTGTTTATGGATAGTTTGGGAGAAGACACTAAAAAACGCGGTGTTGCTATTGCCTATGATTCCAGACACCAATCTCCTGAATTTGCGATGGAAGCAGCTAAAACATTAGGGGCTCATGGTATACCATCTTTCGTTTTTGAAAGTTTGCGTCCGACGCCTGAATTGTCATTTGCTGTACGTCAATTAAATGCTTATGCAGGCATTATGATCACTGCCAGCCATAACCCGGCAGCTTATAACGGTTATAAAGTATACGGAGAAGATGGCGGACAAATGCCGCCTAAAGAAGCGGATGCTTTAACAACTTATGTACGAAGCATCGAAAATAACCTGACAATTGATGTAGTATCAGAAGAAGTGCTAAAGGAAAAAGGACTGCTGACGATAATAGGAGAAGAGATGGATCAGCTTTACCTTGAACAAGTTAAAAAAGTAACGGTAAACCCTGATTTAGTGAAGCGAATGAGCAAAAAAATGAAACTCGTCTTTACACCTTTGCATGGTACTGGACAAATGCTAGGAGAACGTGCTTTGGCTAATGCAGGATTTGAAGGGATTACAGTCGTACCTGAACAAGCGGTTGCGGACCCTGAATTCTCAACAGTAAAATCTCCAAATCCAGAAGAGCCTGGTGCTTTTGAATATGCTCTTCGTTTAGGAAAAGAAATTGATGCCGATATTCTGGTTGCTACAGACCCAGATGCAGACCGGTTGGGAATTGCCGTCAAGACGACCGTTGGGAATTATGAAGTTTTAACGGGGAACCAAATTGCCAGCTTAATGCTGTATTACTTATTAAAAGCTCAAAAAGATGCAGGAGCACTGATTGAGGACGGGGTAGTCTTGAAATCAATTGTTTCAAGTGAATTGCCAACGGCTATTGCTGAGCATTTTGGCATGAAAATGGTAGATGTTTTAACCGGATTTAAATTTATTGCTGAAAAAATCAAGCAATATGAAGAAGATAAGAGTCAAACGTTCTTATTTGGTTTTGAAGAAAGTTATGGGTATCTAGTTAAACCTTTTGTACGAGATAAAGATGCTATCCAAGCTTTAGTCTTAATTGCTGAAGTAGCCGCTTATTATAAAGAACAAGACAAAACTCTTTATGACGGTTTACAAGATATTTTCCATGAATTTGGACACTATAAAGAAAAAACAATCTCTATTACGATGGAAGGAATTGAAGGTTCTGAAAAGATTAAAGCGTTAATGGCTAAATTCCGAAACGAATCTCCAAGAGAATTTGCGGGCATTGGGGTAGAATGTGTAGAAGATTTTGAAAAAAGAGAGCGTACTTATCAAAAAGGGATGAAAGAAACAATTGATATGCCTTCTTCTAATGTGTTGAAATACAAAATGGTAGACGGCAGTTGGCTGGCGATTCGTCCTTCTGGAACAGAACCAAAAATTAAGTTTTATATTGGCTCTTATGCAGATTCAGCAATAGAAGTGAAAAGAAAAATTGATGACTTTGAAGCTACAATTGATATTATTATAAAAAACTAA
- the trxB gene encoding thioredoxin-disulfide reductase, with protein sequence MQTTEKIYDVIVIGAGPGGLTAALYASRSNLDTLILERGVPGGQMMNTAEVENYPGFNSITGPELSDNMYKGAKQFGAEHVYGDVKEIIDGHEYKTIISGKKEYKTKAIVIATGAEHRKLAVAGESEYNGRGVSYCAVCDGAFFRNKDLIVVGGGDSAVEEGTYLTQFAEKVTIIHRRDELRAQKILQDRAFKNEKVDFIWNAVVENIHGDDMKVTGVKIKDTVTGEERETSADGVFIYVGILPNSESFKNLGITDEEGWIITDERMETTVPGIFAVGDVRLTPLRQIATAVGDGSLAGDNVFHYIERLNETLEAEKVAKN encoded by the coding sequence ATGCAAACAACAGAAAAAATTTATGATGTCATCGTTATTGGGGCAGGTCCTGGTGGATTAACGGCTGCACTTTATGCTTCTCGTTCTAACTTAGATACACTGATTTTAGAACGCGGTGTACCTGGAGGACAAATGATGAATACTGCTGAAGTAGAAAATTATCCAGGGTTCAATAGCATTACAGGACCGGAACTTTCCGACAATATGTACAAAGGCGCTAAGCAATTTGGAGCTGAACATGTATATGGCGATGTAAAAGAAATTATTGATGGCCATGAATACAAAACCATTATATCAGGGAAAAAAGAATATAAAACAAAGGCCATTGTTATTGCTACTGGTGCAGAACACCGTAAGCTAGCAGTCGCTGGCGAATCAGAGTACAATGGTCGTGGAGTTTCTTATTGTGCTGTTTGTGATGGAGCTTTTTTCCGTAATAAAGACTTGATAGTCGTCGGAGGAGGCGATTCAGCAGTTGAAGAAGGAACCTATTTAACTCAATTCGCTGAAAAGGTTACAATTATTCACCGACGTGATGAATTGAGAGCGCAAAAAATCTTGCAAGACCGAGCTTTTAAAAATGAAAAAGTTGATTTTATTTGGAATGCAGTTGTTGAAAATATTCATGGTGACGATATGAAAGTTACGGGTGTAAAGATTAAAGATACTGTAACAGGGGAAGAACGTGAAACTTCAGCTGATGGAGTATTTATTTATGTAGGGATCTTGCCTAACTCAGAAAGCTTTAAGAATTTGGGCATAACAGATGAAGAAGGCTGGATTATAACGGATGAACGCATGGAAACAACAGTACCGGGTATTTTTGCTGTAGGAGATGTCCGCTTGACACCCTTACGCCAAATAGCAACAGCAGTTGGCGATGGCAGTTTAGCTGGGGATAACGTGTTTCATTATATTGAAAGATTAAATGAAACTCTTGAAGCAGAAAAAGTAGCCAAAAATTAA
- a CDS encoding tetratricopeptide repeat protein, with product MSNRQNETAVIIPFIPNSDFYFQRGIKAFQKNDVARAKKYLLRAVTLSKSEEEKVFALCQLAICHQHVGEFNQSIEILNDLIEKDGDIFPEAYYFQSNNYAYIDELETALELVSLYLELEPDGDFFEEAEDLKDVIEIEMKNF from the coding sequence ATGTCGAATAGACAAAATGAAACAGCTGTGATCATTCCATTTATACCAAATAGCGATTTTTATTTTCAACGAGGAATTAAAGCTTTTCAGAAAAATGATGTGGCACGTGCTAAGAAATACCTCTTGCGCGCAGTGACATTAAGTAAAAGTGAAGAAGAAAAAGTTTTTGCGCTGTGTCAATTAGCTATTTGTCATCAACATGTAGGAGAATTCAATCAATCAATAGAAATATTAAATGACTTAATTGAAAAAGATGGAGATATCTTTCCTGAAGCCTATTATTTTCAGTCCAATAATTACGCTTATATTGACGAATTAGAGACTGCTTTAGAATTAGTGTCGTTATATCTGGAGTTGGAACCAGATGGTGATTTTTTTGAAGAAGCAGAGGATTTAAAAGATGTGATTGAAATTGAGATGAAAAATTTTTAA
- a CDS encoding transposase, translating to MNRITQLSLFENHELGDLEKLNDLLTALPDENLLTALEEERGKGRNDYPVHTMWRAFVASFVFQHRSVASLIRELKRNSQLRELCGFQPHFSRSQKGRYRVQLAPTEAAFSRFLKKLLLHQHLLDEMFTELVTTLYETLDGFGQTLALDGKIIPSYATKPNKKVEHDGRRDTEADFTLKQYTTTTANGEKITKKKTWFGYRLHLIVDANYELPVAYEVTKASEGEPTVAKRLIKHFSTSQAKQCDYLLADRGYDGAPLLSLIESKEIIPIIDIKNQWDKDTLTKQYRDSDLIYTYNGAVSYVDGKGNEIKLAYKGYDKKTDSLRYGFKPQYQDNRLFRIKREEDRRIFNKVARDSFKFKRIYKKRTSIERVNGRIDRDYLFENHTIRGKKKLNLFVTMTFLIMLAFAKDKISKNHLAHLTAWVA from the coding sequence ATGAATAGAATAACACAATTATCATTATTTGAAAACCATGAATTAGGCGATTTAGAAAAGTTGAATGATCTATTAACTGCATTACCGGATGAAAACCTGTTAACTGCATTAGAAGAAGAACGTGGAAAGGGCAGAAATGATTATCCAGTTCATACCATGTGGCGTGCTTTCGTAGCTAGTTTTGTCTTTCAACATCGCTCTGTCGCTTCTTTGATTCGAGAGTTGAAGCGGAATAGCCAACTCAGAGAACTATGCGGCTTTCAACCTCATTTTTCGCGCTCACAAAAAGGAAGGTATAGGGTTCAACTAGCTCCCACAGAAGCTGCTTTTTCTCGATTTTTAAAAAAGTTACTGCTCCATCAACACCTATTAGATGAGATGTTTACTGAATTGGTCACTACTTTATATGAAACACTGGATGGATTTGGGCAAACGTTAGCTTTAGATGGAAAAATCATCCCTTCTTATGCTACAAAACCAAATAAAAAAGTAGAACATGATGGCAGAAGAGATACTGAAGCAGATTTCACACTAAAACAATATACCACTACGACAGCCAATGGCGAGAAGATAACAAAGAAGAAAACATGGTTTGGTTATCGACTTCATTTAATCGTTGATGCAAATTATGAATTGCCTGTAGCCTACGAAGTGACTAAAGCATCTGAAGGCGAACCGACGGTCGCAAAAAGACTGATCAAACATTTTTCTACCTCACAAGCAAAACAGTGTGACTATCTTCTAGCTGACAGAGGATATGATGGAGCTCCATTATTAAGTCTCATTGAATCTAAAGAAATAATTCCCATTATTGATATTAAAAACCAGTGGGATAAAGATACGCTAACCAAACAATATCGAGATTCAGATTTGATTTATACGTATAATGGAGCCGTTTCCTATGTCGATGGAAAAGGAAATGAGATAAAGCTAGCGTATAAGGGATATGATAAGAAAACAGATTCTTTACGTTATGGATTTAAACCTCAATATCAGGATAACCGGCTTTTCAGAATAAAACGTGAAGAAGACAGACGTATATTTAACAAAGTCGCTAGGGATAGTTTTAAGTTCAAACGAATCTACAAAAAGCGAACCTCTATTGAGCGAGTAAATGGACGAATCGATCGAGATTACCTATTTGAGAATCATACGATACGAGGAAAAAAGAAACTGAATCTTTTTGTGACAATGACTTTTCTCATTATGTTAGCCTTTGCGAAAGATAAGATCAGTAAAAACCATCTAGCTCATCTAACTGCTTGGGTAGCTTAA
- the galU gene encoding UTP--glucose-1-phosphate uridylyltransferase GalU, whose product MQKVRKAVIPAAGLGTRFLPATKAMAKEMLPIVDKPTIQFIVEEAINSGIEDILIVTGKSKRPIEDHFDSNPELEENLRAKDKLALLELVEETTGLNLFFVRQSYPKGLGHAVLQAKAFIGNEPFVVMLGDDLMEDEVPLTKQLINGYDKTHASNIAVMKVPHEDTSKYGIIDPEAQVDETTYNVKRFVEKPAPEDAPSDLAIIGRYLLTPEIFEILEKQEPGAGGEIQLTDAIDTLNKTQRVFAHEFKGTRYDVGDKFGFLKTSIQYGLKHNEVKDALHDYIIELGQKLEEDEK is encoded by the coding sequence ATGCAAAAAGTACGTAAAGCAGTCATTCCGGCTGCAGGATTAGGAACACGATTTTTACCAGCTACAAAAGCGATGGCGAAAGAAATGCTGCCAATCGTAGACAAACCTACCATTCAGTTTATCGTAGAAGAAGCTATTAATTCTGGAATTGAGGATATTTTGATCGTAACTGGGAAAAGTAAGCGACCTATTGAAGATCACTTTGATTCAAATCCAGAACTGGAAGAAAATTTAAGAGCAAAAGACAAATTGGCTCTATTGGAATTAGTCGAAGAAACAACGGGGTTAAACCTGTTCTTTGTTCGTCAGTCTTATCCGAAAGGTCTTGGGCATGCTGTTTTACAAGCGAAAGCATTTATTGGAAATGAACCGTTTGTGGTAATGCTTGGCGATGATTTGATGGAAGATGAAGTTCCGCTAACAAAACAATTGATTAATGGATACGATAAAACCCATGCATCTAATATCGCCGTCATGAAAGTACCTCATGAAGATACTTCTAAATATGGTATTATCGATCCCGAAGCACAAGTAGATGAAACTACTTATAACGTAAAACGTTTCGTGGAAAAACCAGCACCGGAAGATGCACCAAGTGATTTAGCAATCATTGGTCGTTACCTTTTAACACCGGAAATCTTTGAAATTTTAGAAAAACAAGAGCCGGGTGCTGGCGGTGAGATTCAATTGACGGATGCCATTGACACACTCAACAAGACACAACGCGTTTTCGCACACGAATTCAAAGGTACACGTTATGATGTAGGAGATAAGTTTGGGTTCTTAAAGACAAGTATTCAATATGGCTTAAAACACAATGAAGTTAAAGATGCTTTGCATGATTACATTATTGAATTAGGCCAAAAACTTGAAGAAGATGAAAAGTAA
- a CDS encoding NAD(P)H-dependent glycerol-3-phosphate dehydrogenase, with protein MPKTIAVLGAGSWGTALSMVLEENGHEVRLWSHKQQQVDEINQTHTNKSYLPETILSTRIKAYSDLAQALEAVDAVLFVVPTKAIREVASKVAGCLSEPVVIVHASKGLEQETHKRISVILEEEIPVEKRKAIVALSGPSHAEEVAVKDLTTITSASADMEAAIFVQDLFMNDYFRIYTNQDIIGVELGAALKNIIAVGAGALHGLGYGDNAKAALMTRGLAEISRLGVAFGADPITFLGLSGVGDLIVTCTSVHSRNWQAGNLLGQGKTLAAVLDQMEMVVEGISTTKAAYELAQEKEIEMPITAAIYNVLYNEADVKEAVASLMTRGGKSEGY; from the coding sequence ATGCCAAAAACAATCGCTGTGCTAGGGGCTGGTTCTTGGGGAACCGCCTTATCAATGGTACTCGAAGAAAATGGACACGAAGTTCGTTTATGGAGTCATAAACAGCAGCAAGTAGATGAAATCAACCAGACACATACAAATAAATCGTATTTGCCGGAAACGATTCTTTCAACAAGAATCAAGGCTTATTCAGATTTAGCGCAAGCACTTGAAGCAGTAGATGCTGTGTTGTTTGTTGTTCCGACTAAAGCTATTCGTGAGGTAGCCAGTAAAGTTGCCGGTTGTTTATCAGAACCGGTAGTCATTGTCCACGCTAGTAAGGGACTGGAGCAAGAAACACATAAGCGGATTTCTGTTATTTTGGAAGAAGAAATTCCTGTTGAAAAACGAAAAGCAATCGTTGCTTTATCTGGGCCAAGTCATGCGGAAGAAGTGGCAGTCAAAGATTTAACAACCATTACTTCTGCATCAGCCGATATGGAAGCAGCCATTTTTGTGCAAGATTTGTTTATGAATGATTATTTCAGGATTTATACAAATCAAGATATTATCGGAGTAGAGCTTGGAGCAGCTTTAAAGAATATTATTGCGGTAGGCGCTGGAGCTCTCCATGGTTTAGGTTATGGTGACAATGCCAAAGCGGCCTTAATGACTCGTGGCTTAGCAGAAATCAGCCGTTTAGGAGTAGCATTTGGTGCAGACCCGATTACTTTTCTAGGATTGAGCGGTGTAGGCGACTTGATTGTAACGTGTACCAGCGTCCATTCAAGGAACTGGCAAGCAGGAAACCTATTAGGGCAAGGAAAGACTTTAGCAGCAGTACTTGACCAGATGGAAATGGTAGTGGAAGGGATTTCCACTACTAAAGCTGCTTACGAGTTGGCACAGGAAAAAGAAATCGAGATGCCAATTACTGCAGCAATTTATAATGTATTGTATAATGAAGCAGATGTTAAAGAAGCTGTCGCCTCATTAATGACTCGCGGCGGAAAATCAGAAGGCTATTAG
- the lgt gene encoding prolipoprotein diacylglyceryl transferase: MNVLVNAIDPIAFSLGPLEVHWYGVIIAAAIFVAIFLSMKEAEKKGLEGDHIIDMALWALPIAFIGARLYYVLFELGYYLQNPDQILAIWNGGIAIYGGLIAGGLTVYWFTKKRGIPIWLVLDILAPNVLLAQAIGRWGNFINQEAHGGEVTRSFLEKLHLPEFIINQMNINGVYYHPTFLYESLWSLLGFVVILFLRRRKNLLRRGEVALTYVLWYSLGRFFIEGLRTDSLWLVDWLRVSQALSVVLFIAALVIWFIRCQDYPPVPYYSAGLTPDEKESTASAHPEK; this comes from the coding sequence ATGAATGTTTTAGTTAATGCAATTGATCCAATCGCATTTTCATTAGGGCCTCTTGAAGTTCACTGGTATGGTGTAATTATTGCTGCTGCGATCTTTGTGGCTATCTTTTTGAGTATGAAAGAAGCAGAAAAAAAAGGACTTGAAGGAGACCATATAATTGATATGGCTCTGTGGGCTTTGCCAATAGCGTTTATTGGTGCACGTTTGTATTATGTACTATTTGAATTAGGTTATTATTTACAGAACCCTGATCAAATTTTAGCTATTTGGAATGGTGGTATTGCGATTTACGGCGGCTTGATCGCTGGTGGATTGACGGTGTATTGGTTTACTAAAAAAAGGGGGATCCCAATTTGGTTGGTACTCGATATACTTGCTCCTAATGTCTTATTAGCTCAAGCAATCGGACGCTGGGGAAACTTTATTAACCAGGAAGCGCATGGCGGCGAAGTAACTCGTAGTTTTTTAGAAAAGCTGCATCTGCCTGAATTTATTATTAATCAAATGAATATTAATGGCGTTTACTATCACCCTACTTTTTTATATGAATCTTTATGGAGTTTACTTGGTTTTGTGGTCATTCTCTTTTTACGCCGTCGAAAAAATTTGTTGCGTCGTGGTGAAGTAGCTTTGACTTATGTTTTATGGTATTCATTAGGCCGCTTCTTTATTGAAGGTTTGCGGACAGATAGCCTTTGGTTAGTAGATTGGTTGCGTGTATCTCAAGCTTTATCTGTAGTGTTGTTTATTGCTGCACTAGTTATTTGGTTTATCCGCTGTCAAGACTACCCGCCGGTGCCTTATTATTCAGCAGGCTTAACACCAGATGAAAAAGAAAGCACTGCTTCTGCTCATCCGGAAAAATAG
- the hprK gene encoding HPr(Ser) kinase/phosphatase has translation MTNSVTVKELVDSLKLTVHNGEEFLNRPIITNDLSRPGLELTGYFNYYPQERLQLFGRTEISFSERMTSDERLLVFRRMCQPNTPAFLVSRNLTLPEELIQATSEKEIPLLSSAHATTRLASNVTNFLEERLAERKSVHGVLIDIYGMGVMITGDSGVGKSETALELIQRGHRLVADDRVELHMIGENKIVGEPPEILRNLIEIRGIGIIDVANLFGVGAIRLSKVVNLIVNLELWDKKTKFDRLGSGEEKRRIFDVDVPLISIPVKTGRNLAVIIESAAMNYRAKQMGYNATETFERNLETLIKRNSEEI, from the coding sequence ATGACTAATAGCGTAACGGTAAAAGAATTAGTAGACTCTCTGAAGTTAACTGTACATAACGGAGAGGAATTTTTAAATCGCCCAATTATTACCAATGACCTTTCGCGTCCGGGACTAGAATTAACGGGTTATTTTAATTATTACCCACAAGAACGTTTGCAATTGTTCGGCAGAACAGAAATTTCATTCTCAGAACGAATGACGAGTGATGAACGTTTGCTGGTTTTCCGTCGAATGTGTCAACCGAATACTCCAGCGTTTTTAGTTTCGCGTAATTTAACTTTGCCGGAAGAATTGATTCAAGCCACTTCTGAAAAAGAAATTCCCTTGTTATCATCAGCGCATGCCACTACACGATTAGCCAGTAATGTCACGAACTTCTTGGAAGAAAGATTAGCTGAACGAAAATCTGTTCATGGTGTTTTAATCGATATTTACGGTATGGGAGTTATGATCACTGGAGATAGCGGTGTAGGGAAAAGCGAAACAGCGTTAGAGTTAATACAAAGAGGACATCGTTTAGTAGCGGATGACCGCGTAGAATTGCATATGATTGGAGAAAATAAAATTGTCGGTGAACCACCTGAAATCTTACGTAATTTAATCGAGATACGAGGAATTGGGATTATTGATGTAGCTAACTTATTTGGCGTAGGAGCGATTCGTCTAAGCAAAGTAGTGAATCTGATCGTTAATTTAGAATTATGGGATAAAAAGACTAAGTTTGATCGCCTAGGCAGTGGTGAGGAAAAAAGGCGTATTTTTGATGTTGATGTGCCGTTGATTTCTATTCCAGTCAAAACGGGACGTAACTTAGCTGTTATTATTGAATCAGCAGCGATGAACTATCGTGCAAAACAAATGGGATACAACGCTACGGAAACGTTTGAAAGAAATCTTGAAACGTTGATTAAACGTAATTCAGAAGAGATTTAA
- a CDS encoding phage holin family protein gives MKLWQGVLINALLFLALSGFFQHSFYVANIWIALAASLVLALLNMAVKPILLLLSLPITILTLGLFSIIINASMLSLTAAIVGSGFQFRTFGTTVIVTILMSLANTLIGKQLGNNR, from the coding sequence GTGAAGTTATGGCAAGGAGTTCTTATTAATGCCTTGTTGTTTCTAGCTTTATCAGGTTTCTTTCAACATTCCTTTTATGTGGCAAACATTTGGATAGCTTTAGCTGCCAGTTTAGTTCTTGCGTTATTGAATATGGCTGTCAAACCGATTTTGCTTCTCTTATCCTTACCCATCACGATTCTGACCTTGGGCTTATTTAGCATCATTATCAATGCAAGTATGTTAAGTTTGACTGCAGCGATCGTTGGCTCAGGGTTTCAATTTAGGACATTTGGAACGACAGTCATAGTGACGATTTTAATGTCACTTGCTAATACGCTGATTGGAAAACAACTTGGCAATAACAGATAG
- a CDS encoding PspC domain-containing protein gives MKKLTKSRDNRLVSGVLGGIAEYFGFDPSILRIIYAIAIFFGVGSPIILYIILALVIPEAPGSTHYDGFNGFNGMHSSKKPRKEAEKVKEAEKSNDDDWSDF, from the coding sequence ATGAAAAAATTGACAAAATCAAGAGATAATCGATTAGTTAGCGGAGTATTAGGAGGGATAGCAGAATATTTTGGCTTTGATCCAAGTATTCTACGTATCATTTATGCAATTGCTATCTTTTTCGGAGTAGGTTCGCCTATTATTCTCTATATTATTTTAGCTTTGGTCATTCCTGAAGCACCTGGTTCAACACATTATGATGGATTCAATGGGTTTAATGGCATGCATTCTAGCAAAAAACCGCGTAAAGAAGCTGAAAAAGTAAAAGAAGCTGAAAAATCAAACGATGATGATTGGAGTGACTTTTAG
- the liaX gene encoding daptomycin-sensing surface protein LiaX, whose product MKERERILDLVKQGIISTEEALILLENIAKKEGEEAVKKDQSNVQKPIEPKQPASPESKPKEPRPEDPSEEKLQNGEEKYAEEQEKDRLRLEAILEELANEATKYSVELDNKNVEITDVKDQLKIAKEKRMVLETMEDLDELDAEKEPELKQISHEIEELEAQLADHEEEKEKLTEQLRSVRQKQWNSQKKQLADKFELPDDWKDAASETINQVSGKMSEVGNQFGKLMKNTFSSVMENVDWKDVNVRVPGLAVTKFTHEFNYPDSTASIIDVKVANGDVLFKNWQGEDLKIEADIKFYGKVDSDNPFEAFLKRSTIEVTEEKLLFHVPNKRIRCDVTFYLPERTYDHTAVKLLNGNVKFEEFDGKDVYAKCTNGNMYFEKLTATMLETEGVNGTVTVVDSDVRDLLVNSINGGIVTRGSFQGANLSTVNGTVKVTISGTDLQRLEASSVNGTVKVSVPKELSIEGNAKSNLGTIQNRMEKVEVTKEKKDRTNQLLEFRRYQEGTPVSIIVSTTTGNILMKDTE is encoded by the coding sequence ATGAAGGAAAGAGAAAGAATACTCGATCTAGTTAAACAAGGGATTATTTCAACTGAAGAAGCGCTTATCTTACTTGAAAATATTGCAAAAAAAGAAGGCGAAGAAGCAGTTAAAAAAGACCAATCAAATGTTCAAAAACCCATAGAACCTAAACAGCCTGCTTCTCCTGAGTCAAAACCTAAAGAACCTAGACCAGAAGATCCATCCGAAGAAAAACTTCAAAATGGGGAAGAAAAATATGCAGAAGAACAAGAAAAAGACCGGTTGCGTTTAGAAGCTATTCTAGAAGAACTAGCCAATGAAGCAACCAAATACTCTGTTGAATTAGACAATAAAAATGTGGAAATCACTGACGTTAAGGACCAGCTGAAAATAGCTAAAGAAAAGCGGATGGTCTTAGAGACTATGGAAGATTTAGATGAACTAGATGCAGAGAAAGAACCAGAATTAAAACAAATCAGCCATGAAATAGAAGAACTTGAAGCACAATTAGCCGATCATGAAGAAGAAAAAGAAAAGTTAACGGAGCAATTACGCTCGGTCAGACAAAAACAATGGAATTCACAAAAGAAACAATTAGCAGATAAGTTTGAATTGCCGGATGATTGGAAAGATGCAGCAAGTGAAACTATTAATCAAGTTAGCGGAAAAATGTCGGAAGTGGGAAATCAATTCGGCAAATTAATGAAAAACACGTTCTCTTCCGTAATGGAAAATGTAGACTGGAAAGACGTGAATGTGCGCGTCCCAGGTTTAGCCGTTACAAAATTTACTCATGAGTTTAATTATCCAGACAGCACAGCTTCAATTATTGATGTTAAAGTGGCTAACGGAGATGTGCTTTTCAAAAATTGGCAAGGCGAAGACCTTAAAATCGAAGCAGATATCAAATTCTATGGCAAAGTTGATTCAGATAATCCATTTGAAGCCTTTTTGAAACGGAGTACAATTGAAGTGACAGAAGAAAAACTGTTATTCCATGTTCCTAATAAACGGATTCGCTGTGATGTGACTTTTTATTTGCCAGAACGGACATATGACCATACCGCTGTTAAATTGCTGAATGGAAATGTTAAATTCGAAGAATTTGATGGAAAAGATGTCTATGCTAAATGCACGAATGGAAACATGTACTTTGAAAAGCTGACTGCTACCATGTTAGAAACAGAGGGTGTTAACGGAACGGTTACAGTGGTTGACAGCGATGTAAGAGATTTATTAGTCAATAGTATCAACGGCGGAATTGTGACACGCGGCAGTTTCCAAGGAGCAAACTTATCCACTGTCAATGGAACCGTTAAAGTGACGATTTCTGGAACAGATCTGCAACGCTTAGAAGCTTCTTCTGTTAACGGAACAGTTAAAGTTTCCGTACCAAAAGAATTGAGCATTGAAGGAAATGCAAAAAGCAACTTAGGAACTATCCAAAACCGGATGGAAAAAGTTGAAGTAACGAAAGAGAAAAAAGACCGGACAAATCAATTGCTTGAATTTAGACGTTATCAAGAAGGAACACCGGTTAGCATCATAGTCAGCACGACAACAGGAAATATTTTAATGAAAGACACGGAATAA